One Sodalinema gerasimenkoae IPPAS B-353 DNA segment encodes these proteins:
- a CDS encoding Uma2 family endonuclease, with protein MVQELSRLFPIAAIGYEKVRADVDLTSGRKGAKSGKGFSPVMVGQAYALEQMEQIAPVYTRYGWQSDGNGTAQVRSILGLTKSQDKARPIPQTHAVDGIALACGYFVKYRPFYGKRSHGCLVLGQVKLTSAPFVVIKRPPISRRQLHLMVPRKNGVRRKYGGTVTRHGFRKGDLVRAEMAGRVSVGYVSGDTARQVSVSGLTWKRIGQFSAGKVTLLYRATGILVSCPQRWSVSGVLNPGPTANKGGGGRHAPPGFHKEFLMNTAPAFLSIPDYLQGEQRSSIRHEYLNGEIFAMTGGSEEHNRIALNIASLLKSHLRGSGCKTFIADMKVQIQNAVNHSDLFYYPDVMVTCDPQDQQRYYKTHPCLIVEVLSPSTEKLDRREKRLNYQTLPSLQNYLLVRQDRAEVERYHPDDSGFWRPQRFTAGDRVPLKSVNFEMAVAEIYDEVVLEDLS; from the coding sequence GTGGTTCAGGAGTTATCTCGACTCTTCCCCATTGCTGCCATTGGCTACGAGAAAGTCCGCGCTGACGTGGACCTAACCTCAGGTCGAAAAGGGGCAAAATCCGGTAAAGGTTTCTCACCGGTCATGGTGGGGCAAGCCTACGCCCTTGAGCAAATGGAGCAGATTGCTCCGGTTTATACTCGCTATGGGTGGCAGAGCGATGGCAATGGCACGGCTCAAGTTCGCTCGATTTTGGGATTAACGAAATCTCAGGATAAAGCCAGGCCAATCCCCCAAACCCATGCCGTCGATGGTATAGCTTTAGCTTGTGGGTACTTCGTTAAGTATCGCCCTTTCTACGGAAAACGGAGTCACGGTTGTCTGGTATTGGGCCAGGTTAAGCTCACATCTGCCCCATTTGTGGTGATTAAACGCCCACCCATCAGTCGTCGGCAACTGCACCTGATGGTTCCGAGGAAAAATGGAGTCCGTCGTAAGTATGGTGGAACGGTGACTCGGCATGGATTCCGAAAAGGGGATCTGGTGCGGGCTGAAATGGCCGGTCGCGTCTCGGTTGGCTATGTCAGTGGGGATACCGCCAGGCAGGTTTCTGTTTCTGGGTTGACCTGGAAGCGCATTGGCCAGTTTAGTGCTGGCAAAGTTACGTTACTCTATCGCGCCACGGGCATTTTAGTCAGTTGCCCGCAGAGATGGTCCGTCAGTGGGGTATTGAACCCTGGACCGACTGCGAACAAAGGAGGGGGTGGACGCCACGCTCCACCGGGTTTCCACAAGGAGTTTTTGATGAATACAGCCCCCGCCTTCCTCTCCATTCCCGACTATCTTCAAGGAGAACAACGCAGTTCCATCCGCCACGAATATCTCAACGGTGAGATTTTCGCTATGACGGGTGGAAGTGAGGAACATAATCGCATCGCCCTCAATATTGCTAGTCTTCTGAAATCTCATCTGCGAGGGAGTGGCTGCAAAACCTTCATCGCCGATATGAAAGTCCAGATTCAAAATGCGGTGAATCACTCAGATCTCTTCTACTACCCCGATGTGATGGTCACCTGCGACCCCCAAGACCAGCAGCGATACTATAAAACTCATCCTTGTTTAATTGTCGAGGTGCTGTCTCCTTCCACCGAAAAGCTAGACCGCCGGGAAAAACGCCTCAACTATCAAACCTTACCCAGTTTGCAAAACTATCTCCTCGTCCGCCAAGACCGAGCCGAGGTGGAACGGTATCACCCCGATGACTCAGGATTTTGGCGGCCACAACGCTTCACGGCGGGAGATAGGGTTCCCCTCAAGTCCGTGAATTTCGAGATGGCGGTGGCTGAGATTTATGATGAGGTGGTGCTAGAAGACCTGAGCTAA
- the recF gene encoding DNA replication/repair protein RecF (All proteins in this family for which functions are known are DNA-binding proteins that assist the filamentation of RecA onto DNA for the initiation of recombination or recombinational repair.), which translates to MYLKSLNLQAFRNYTAQTVNFTAPKTILVGNNAQGKSNLLESVALLSTLKSQRATSDRELVQNDAAMGQIRGGLERITGEIDLEIRLRRSGRRTVFVDRQACRRQVDFLGLLNVVEFSSLDLDLVRGSPDDRRRWLDGLVIQLEPLYAHLLKDYGQILRHRNALLKQYRGRSQVGDEAMRSVLDFQLATAGARVMRRRWRAIQRIAPLAQLWHREISGQTECLSVDYAPQVQDIPDFNDAEAVRQGFLQQLRDRHLAEQYQGTTLTGPHRDEVMLSINQTPARRYGSQGQQRTLVLALKLSELQLIEAVVGEPPVLLLDDVLAELDLQRQNQLLDTIEDRFQTLISTTHLGAFDAQWLRSSQVLRVCGGQIETPEAVQPSLGAS; encoded by the coding sequence GTGTACTTGAAGTCCCTGAATCTGCAAGCCTTCCGCAACTATACGGCGCAAACGGTGAACTTTACAGCGCCAAAAACGATTCTGGTGGGGAATAACGCTCAGGGAAAGTCGAATCTCTTGGAAAGTGTGGCCCTGCTGTCGACTCTGAAAAGCCAACGGGCCACCAGCGATCGCGAGTTGGTGCAAAACGACGCGGCTATGGGGCAAATTCGCGGTGGCCTCGAACGCATCACTGGGGAGATTGACTTAGAAATTCGGCTGCGGCGATCGGGCCGACGCACGGTGTTTGTCGATCGCCAAGCCTGTCGTCGTCAGGTGGATTTCCTGGGATTACTGAATGTCGTGGAGTTTTCCAGCCTGGATTTGGACTTAGTGCGCGGTTCCCCCGATGATCGCCGCCGCTGGCTGGATGGCCTGGTGATCCAACTCGAACCCCTCTACGCCCATTTGTTGAAGGACTATGGCCAGATTCTCCGTCATCGCAATGCCCTATTGAAACAGTATCGTGGCCGCTCCCAAGTTGGGGATGAGGCCATGCGTTCTGTCTTAGATTTCCAATTAGCGACGGCGGGGGCCCGCGTCATGCGACGACGTTGGCGAGCGATACAGCGAATTGCGCCTCTGGCCCAACTGTGGCATCGAGAGATTAGTGGCCAAACGGAGTGTTTATCCGTTGACTATGCTCCCCAGGTACAAGATATCCCCGATTTCAACGATGCCGAGGCGGTGCGTCAAGGATTTTTGCAGCAATTGCGCGATCGCCACCTCGCCGAACAGTACCAAGGAACCACCCTCACCGGCCCGCACCGAGACGAAGTGATGCTCTCAATCAATCAAACCCCGGCCCGACGCTATGGTTCCCAAGGCCAACAGCGGACTCTGGTGTTAGCCCTGAAACTCTCAGAATTACAACTAATTGAGGCGGTTGTCGGGGAACCGCCGGTGTTACTCCTCGATGATGTTTTAGCAGAGTTGGATCTGCAACGACAAAATCAACTCCTCGACACCATTGAGGATCGCTTCCAAACCCTCATCTCAACCACCCACCTGGGAGCCTTTGATGCTCAGTGGCTCAGGAGTTCTCAGGTGTTGCGGGTTTGTGGAGGGCAGATTGAAACCCCAGAGGCGGTTCAACCCTCCCTAGGTGCGTCATGA
- a CDS encoding response regulator transcription factor: MPRILVIDDDPAISELVAINLEMAGYEVSQAEDGVKAQALAMQLVPDLIVLDLMLPKVDGFTVCQRLRRDDRTADVPILMLTALGQTQEKVEGFNAGADDYMTKPFEIEEMLARVRALLRRTDRIPQAAKHTEILNYGSLTLVPERFEAIWFNKTVKLTHLEFELLHCLLQRHGQTVSPSDILKEVWGYDPDDDIETIRVHIRHLRTKLEPDPRHPKYIKTVYGAGYCLELPGNEYTGDDLSGVSSESKGQSKAS; encoded by the coding sequence ATGCCCCGGATACTCGTCATTGACGATGACCCCGCAATTTCCGAACTGGTTGCCATCAACCTAGAAATGGCCGGGTATGAAGTGAGCCAAGCTGAAGACGGTGTCAAAGCTCAGGCCTTGGCAATGCAATTAGTGCCTGATCTGATTGTTTTAGATTTGATGCTGCCGAAGGTCGATGGGTTTACCGTCTGTCAGCGGTTACGTCGTGACGATCGCACGGCCGATGTTCCCATTCTCATGCTCACTGCTTTGGGGCAAACCCAGGAGAAAGTTGAGGGGTTTAACGCGGGTGCTGATGACTACATGACGAAACCCTTTGAGATTGAGGAGATGTTGGCCCGAGTTCGGGCCCTGTTGCGACGCACTGATCGCATTCCTCAAGCGGCGAAACATACGGAAATCCTCAATTATGGTTCGTTGACGCTGGTTCCTGAGCGGTTTGAAGCGATTTGGTTCAATAAAACGGTCAAACTCACTCATCTGGAGTTTGAACTCCTCCATTGTCTGTTGCAACGTCACGGACAGACGGTCTCTCCGAGCGATATCCTCAAGGAAGTTTGGGGGTATGACCCTGACGATGATATCGAGACGATTCGGGTTCATATTCGCCATTTACGCACCAAATTGGAGCCAGACCCTCGCCATCCGAAGTATATTAAGACGGTCTATGGGGCTGGCTATTGTTTGGAGTTACCTGGAAATGAATATACCGGGGACGATTTGTCGGGCGTTTCCTCGGAATCGAAAGGTCAGTCAAAGGCCTCGTAG
- a CDS encoding aldose epimerase, whose protein sequence is MYAIATETKLYPTYILSDDSAQAQLEIVPERGGLVTRWRVGDHDILYFDAERFANPQLSVRGGIPVLFPICGNLPNNTYTHEGTSYNLKQHGFARDLPWTVGESSTDKSASLTLELASNEETLAVYPFEFHLSFTYRLHGHTLEIIQRYTNPSEETILPFSTGLHPYFQVPDKSQLRFHLPSSQYWDQLDGTLHDFHNQFNFERKEIDVAFTQLQSQSASVYDRKQGFTLNLEYSTPFSTLVFWAIQGKDYYCLEPWSAPRNALNTGDRLIHVHPRSSLEMLVRLDLHLD, encoded by the coding sequence ATGTACGCGATCGCCACTGAAACGAAACTCTACCCCACCTATATCCTGTCCGACGACTCGGCCCAGGCCCAACTAGAAATTGTCCCGGAACGCGGCGGACTCGTGACGCGCTGGCGAGTTGGCGATCACGACATCCTCTATTTCGATGCTGAACGCTTCGCGAACCCTCAACTGAGCGTCCGTGGCGGGATTCCCGTCCTCTTTCCCATTTGCGGCAATCTCCCCAACAACACCTATACCCATGAGGGAACCTCCTACAACCTCAAACAACATGGGTTTGCACGGGATTTGCCCTGGACGGTTGGTGAATCCAGTACGGACAAAAGCGCTAGTTTGACTCTGGAACTGGCCAGCAACGAGGAAACCCTCGCGGTTTATCCCTTTGAGTTCCATCTGTCCTTCACCTACCGGCTGCACGGACATACTCTAGAAATTATCCAACGCTACACCAACCCCAGTGAGGAGACAATTCTCCCCTTCTCCACGGGATTGCATCCCTACTTCCAGGTTCCCGATAAATCTCAATTGCGGTTTCATCTCCCCTCTAGCCAATATTGGGACCAACTCGATGGAACGCTGCATGACTTCCATAACCAGTTCAATTTTGAACGCAAGGAGATTGATGTAGCCTTCACCCAACTCCAGAGCCAGAGTGCGAGTGTCTATGATCGCAAGCAAGGATTCACCCTCAATCTCGAATATAGCACTCCCTTCTCGACCCTCGTCTTTTGGGCCATCCAAGGGAAAGACTACTACTGTCTCGAACCCTGGAGCGCACCGCGCAACGCCCTCAATACGGGCGATCGCCTGATTCATGTTCATCCCCGTTCCAGCCTAGAAATGCTCGTGCGCCTCGATCTTCATCTCGATTGA
- a CDS encoding RRXRR domain-containing protein gives MQRIPVQNPDGTPAMPTKRRRAQRWVEQGRATWVKTNLRLKAVRLNAEPSGRKTQPIVVGVDPGKLYSGIAVQSSKATLFQSHLELPYPKVRERMDNRRMLRRSRRSRRINRDLPFPLRNHRQKRFNNRRQKKVAPSIRANRDLEFRVVQT, from the coding sequence ATGCAACGTATCCCCGTTCAAAACCCGGATGGGACTCCCGCCATGCCCACCAAGCGCCGTCGCGCGCAGCGGTGGGTAGAGCAGGGGCGAGCGACATGGGTAAAAACTAATCTGCGCCTTAAGGCCGTGCGCCTGAACGCCGAACCATCGGGTCGTAAGACTCAACCCATTGTGGTTGGAGTCGATCCCGGCAAACTCTATTCAGGGATTGCCGTTCAATCGTCTAAAGCGACCCTATTTCAGTCCCACCTAGAACTCCCCTACCCCAAGGTACGGGAGCGGATGGATAATCGCAGAATGCTTCGGCGTTCTCGCCGTAGTCGGCGGATTAATCGAGATTTACCCTTCCCATTACGGAATCATCGCCAAAAACGATTTAACAACCGTAGACAGAAGAAAGTCGCCCCCAGCATCCGAGCCAACCGAGACTTAGAGTTTCGGGTGGTTCAGACGTAG
- a CDS encoding Uma2 family endonuclease: protein MSASLSNPAQTLPDQVSDTLSTNETDEIVFPSSDLPSDEPPLESSLHLQQILLLMSCLNWLWKDRQDYFCAGNLTIYYSPRQLKSELFRGPDFFVVRGTTNQPRKSWVVWEEEGKYPNLIIELLSDSTAKTDRELKKEIYQDTFRTPDYFWFDPHSLEFQGFHLLDGVYHPLEANAQGWLWSQQLGLYLGIHEERLRFFSPEETLIPTPEEAAEAERQTNAKLRAKLQELGVDPDSL from the coding sequence ATGTCTGCTTCCCTTTCTAATCCTGCGCAGACGCTCCCAGACCAAGTCTCAGACACCCTCTCCACGAATGAGACGGATGAGATTGTATTTCCCTCCAGTGACCTCCCCAGTGATGAACCCCCCTTGGAAAGTTCCCTGCATCTCCAACAGATTCTGCTGCTGATGTCTTGCCTGAACTGGCTTTGGAAAGACCGTCAGGACTACTTCTGTGCGGGAAACCTGACAATTTACTATAGTCCCCGTCAACTCAAATCTGAGTTGTTCCGAGGTCCTGATTTCTTTGTAGTGCGCGGAACCACAAATCAACCCCGCAAAAGTTGGGTGGTTTGGGAGGAAGAGGGAAAATATCCCAATCTGATTATCGAACTGCTCTCGGACAGCACCGCCAAGACCGACCGAGAACTCAAGAAGGAGATTTATCAGGATACCTTCAGAACTCCCGACTATTTCTGGTTCGACCCCCACAGCTTGGAGTTTCAAGGCTTCCATTTGCTCGATGGGGTTTATCATCCCTTAGAGGCCAATGCTCAGGGATGGTTATGGAGTCAGCAGTTGGGACTCTATTTGGGGATTCATGAGGAGCGTTTGCGCTTTTTTAGTCCTGAGGAGACGCTGATTCCTACGCCTGAGGAGGCGGCGGAGGCGGAACGTCAGACGAATGCTAAGCTCAGGGCTAAGCTGCAAGAACTCGGAGTTGATCCGGATTCACTTTGA
- a CDS encoding zinc-dependent metalloprotease yields the protein MSRLMTHFSRASEVACLSLLLAIALGAGSISAPHAGLAQESRRGKSASQPQTPLKQGETKPVPDAPPEASTPEANSEEDSEEPSFDDLVADTTRLEGLFPLYHNVEKGELFLEIRPDQLDRLHLLVMTLSQGAGSFFLEGFPLEDFPILFQKRNQRILITVPNTYFRTQGNDPQQSGVERGFSDSVLASLEIKATHPDRGSYLIDFGDLLLAQDLPELTSIMSILSFSPQANRSYLSEVKNFSENIEIEAMLGFAGTGSFLSRIILPTLPDGRALSLGVRYSLSPLPDNPNYRPRPADNRIGYFITAYQNLSDFSQSDPFVRYIQRWHLEKQDPTAEVSPPVEPLVFWIENTVPHEYRQTIREGILMWNQAFEEAGYLNAIEVRQMPDDATWDPADIRYNTVRWIQAFNSGLAGMGPSRVNPLTGEILDADILINADVIRMLTRESDSLLDQSRSGWSPEAERVLVDLPGCSQPSCITDNIAAETAGVEGAEQEAQRLLQELRSRSNFPFNHGPRLSCNCAACTQAFQEGLTALSVLHNFSGDDETVQTYIHQYLRYLVAHEVGHTLGLRHNFKGSVLRSPEELHDLELTRREGLSGSVMDYMPPNIAAPGEPQGEFFPTVLGPYDEWAITYGYRNFNHLPPQEERRRLEAIASRSTEPELRYGTDEDLWAEVDPEINWFDLGSDMLHHAESQMQLGREVFERLEQRFPGAGEPPDRLRTQFNVALFYYFRQSRVLLKHIGGQSFNRHQSPEVTPFEPLSLEQKERSLALLEQYIFAEDAFDFSPRLLNSLAPSRWFHWGSYPNFQRVDYPLHDQILSFQGWVLRSLLAPERLRRLRDLEMRSAPGEALQVPDLLGRVYRGVWSEVLEGRRVATNISSLRRGLQRQHLQLSLDMASGQIRGTEDSRTLARYYLGQLEESLTAALRRERDLDTYTRAHLQDSRMRIREAMGDN from the coding sequence ATGTCTAGATTGATGACCCATTTCTCCCGCGCTTCCGAGGTTGCTTGTCTATCCCTGTTGTTGGCGATCGCCCTCGGAGCGGGGTCTATCTCGGCACCTCACGCTGGCCTCGCTCAGGAAAGCCGCCGGGGTAAATCCGCCTCCCAACCTCAGACGCCGCTCAAACAGGGGGAGACGAAACCAGTTCCCGACGCCCCTCCCGAAGCCTCCACCCCAGAGGCCAACTCCGAGGAAGATAGCGAGGAACCCTCCTTTGACGATCTCGTCGCCGACACGACCCGCCTCGAAGGCTTGTTCCCCCTCTATCACAACGTCGAGAAGGGGGAGCTATTTTTAGAAATCCGTCCCGACCAGCTTGATCGCCTGCATTTGTTAGTGATGACCTTGTCTCAAGGGGCGGGGAGTTTCTTTCTCGAAGGGTTTCCCCTTGAAGACTTCCCGATTCTTTTTCAGAAGCGGAATCAAAGAATTTTAATTACCGTTCCTAATACTTACTTTCGTACTCAAGGCAATGACCCACAACAATCTGGAGTGGAACGGGGGTTTAGTGATTCAGTTTTAGCCTCGTTAGAAATTAAAGCGACCCATCCCGATCGTGGCAGTTACCTGATTGATTTCGGCGACCTTTTATTGGCACAAGATTTACCAGAACTGACCTCAATCATGTCCATTTTGTCCTTCAGTCCACAAGCGAATCGCTCGTATCTTTCTGAGGTCAAAAACTTTTCTGAAAATATCGAAATTGAAGCAATGTTAGGATTTGCTGGAACCGGCTCTTTCCTATCTCGTATCATACTGCCGACCTTACCGGATGGTCGTGCTTTATCGTTAGGGGTTCGTTATAGTCTCTCTCCTCTCCCAGACAATCCTAATTATCGTCCACGCCCGGCAGACAACCGCATTGGCTATTTTATTACTGCCTATCAAAACCTCTCCGATTTCAGTCAATCTGACCCCTTCGTGCGTTATATTCAGCGTTGGCACTTAGAAAAACAAGACCCAACCGCTGAAGTCTCTCCCCCTGTCGAGCCGTTAGTCTTTTGGATTGAAAATACCGTGCCTCACGAGTATCGGCAAACCATTCGTGAGGGGATTTTAATGTGGAATCAAGCCTTTGAAGAGGCAGGATATCTAAACGCCATTGAAGTACGACAAATGCCCGATGATGCCACTTGGGACCCAGCCGATATTCGCTACAATACTGTCCGCTGGATTCAAGCGTTTAACTCAGGGTTAGCGGGGATGGGGCCCTCGCGGGTGAATCCCTTGACGGGGGAAATTCTTGATGCGGATATCTTAATTAATGCCGATGTCATTCGCATGTTAACCCGGGAGAGCGATAGTTTATTAGATCAGTCTCGCTCAGGGTGGTCTCCAGAAGCTGAACGGGTTTTGGTGGACTTACCCGGCTGTTCCCAGCCAAGCTGTATCACGGACAATATCGCAGCGGAAACGGCTGGGGTAGAGGGGGCTGAGCAAGAGGCCCAGAGATTGTTACAGGAGTTGCGATCGCGCTCCAATTTCCCCTTCAATCATGGTCCGCGTTTGAGTTGCAATTGTGCCGCTTGTACTCAGGCCTTTCAGGAAGGACTGACGGCCTTATCTGTGTTACATAATTTTTCTGGGGATGACGAGACGGTGCAAACCTATATCCATCAGTATTTGCGCTATTTGGTTGCCCATGAGGTGGGTCATACCCTGGGCTTACGTCATAATTTTAAGGGGAGTGTCCTACGCAGTCCTGAGGAACTCCATGACCTGGAGTTAACCCGTCGAGAGGGGTTAAGCGGTTCGGTGATGGACTACATGCCGCCCAACATTGCTGCTCCTGGGGAGCCTCAAGGGGAGTTTTTTCCCACGGTGCTTGGCCCCTATGATGAATGGGCGATTACCTATGGCTACAGGAATTTTAATCACCTCCCGCCTCAGGAAGAACGACGACGCTTAGAGGCGATCGCCAGCCGCTCGACGGAACCAGAATTGAGGTATGGAACCGATGAAGATCTCTGGGCAGAAGTAGATCCTGAGATTAACTGGTTTGACCTCGGCAGTGATATGCTTCATCATGCCGAATCCCAGATGCAGCTAGGACGGGAGGTATTTGAGCGCCTAGAGCAACGGTTTCCAGGAGCGGGAGAGCCGCCTGATCGTCTGCGGACTCAGTTTAATGTGGCTCTGTTTTACTATTTCCGTCAAAGTCGGGTCTTGCTCAAACATATTGGCGGGCAGTCGTTCAATCGTCATCAGTCCCCCGAGGTAACCCCCTTTGAACCCTTGTCATTGGAGCAAAAGGAGCGCAGTTTAGCCCTTCTGGAGCAATATATCTTTGCCGAGGATGCCTTCGACTTTTCTCCGAGATTATTAAATAGCTTAGCGCCGTCCCGTTGGTTCCATTGGGGAAGTTATCCTAATTTTCAACGGGTGGATTATCCCCTCCATGATCAGATTTTAAGCTTTCAAGGGTGGGTGCTGCGATCGCTGTTGGCCCCAGAACGGTTGCGTCGTTTGCGAGATTTAGAGATGCGAAGCGCCCCAGGAGAGGCGTTACAAGTCCCGGATTTGCTGGGGCGGGTGTATCGTGGGGTTTGGTCTGAAGTGTTGGAGGGCCGACGGGTTGCCACCAATATCTCTAGTCTACGTCGGGGGTTACAACGACAACATTTACAGTTATCTCTAGATATGGCCAGCGGACAGATTCGCGGAACAGAAGATTCCCGCACTCTGGCGCGGTATTATCTCGGTCAGTTGGAAGAGTCCCTGACGGCAGCGTTACGACGAGAGCGCGATTTGGATACTTACACTCGGGCCCATTTACAAGATAGTCGGATGCGGATTCGCGAAGCCATGGGGGATAATTAA